CTTTTCCTGCTCTTTATGAGTCCCTCATCTGATTTATTTTTCTGACCCGAAAGCCTTATAAGCGTGAATATCATAACGACAGGCTTTACCTTCCAGTCGATAGGTTGGCTCTTTACCGGCCAGATCCGGTGCCAGCCTTGGACGTTTTACCACAACACGAAACTCTGCCAGTGATTCTGCCGGTGCCAGCAGTTCATCCGCATCGGGGTCGCCACTGAGCAGATCCTGAAAAATACGCATCTCTTTTTTGACCAGTGCCGATTTTTCCCGATGAGGGAACATCGGGTCCAGATAAACAACATCAAACTGTCGCCCATCGGTGGCAAGGTCTTGCATAGCCTGACGACTGTCGTCGTTAATGAGCGTCATTCGGCTGGCAATATCAGCTACTTCCGGGTTTTGCTTTGCCCGGTTAATGCCGTCCTGTAGCAGCGCCGCAATCACCGGCGAACGTTCAATCAGAGTGACGGTACAGCCCAGACTGGCCAGAACAAACGCATCACGTCCCAAGCCACCGGTTCCATCCAGCACATGTGGCGTTACACCTTTATTCAAGCCAACTGCCTTGGCAATATCCTGACCTTTGCCACCGCCAAACTTGCGCCGGTGTCCGGCTTTGCCACCCACGAAATCCACAAATACCGGCTTTTCTTTATCACCGGCACGGCGAAGACATAAGGTATCGTCCATAAAACCGAGAATAAGCGAACCTTTTTCCAGAGTACGGGTATCAAACACCCGTTCCGAGCCGGGGATTTTTTCATGCAGATCTGTCAGGCAAACGTGTTTCTCCAGCCCTTCGACCAGGCCGGAGTAATCAATGTAGAGAGAGAAGGACATCCGCAGCTTTCTCATTAAAAAATCAAATGAGAGTTTACCATTTAGACGGTGCCGAAGTATGTTGCTCTTGTTGCTTCAATCCAGGATCATCCCAACATGACCCAGAGCAGCACAGCCCCCAGACAGAAGCGGTAAATCACAAAGGGCATCAGGCCAATGCGGTTAATGAAGGCGAGAAAGTAATGGATACAGATCCAGGCGCTGACAGCCGCCACCAACGCTCCACCTACCAGTACAGACCAGTCCACCGGAGCCGTGTCTTTAATCAGATCGAGCGTCAACAGTGAGCCAGCACCAAGAATCACCGGAATGGATAACAGAAAAGAGAAACGGGCAGCGGCTTCTCTGGTGAGTCCCAACATTAATCCGGCTGTCATCGTAATCCCTGAACGGGAGGTGCCGGGAATCAGGGCAATCGCCTGGGCAAATCCGATAATCATTGCCTGCCTGAAGGTCAGTTTTTCCAGAGGCTGTATACGCCGACCTTTCAGGTCTGCCCAACCCAGCAGCGCACCAAAGATCAGGGTGGTTCCGGCAATGACACCAATGGTTCGCATGACTTCATCCAGCCCGATGGCTTTTAATGCAAAGCCAAAAGCCACCGCAGGAATGGTGGCAAAGATAAGATACCATCCAAGGCGGCTGTTAAATGTCGAGCCTTTACCGACCAGTGAGCCCAGCCAGTCGATGGCAATTCTGAAAATGTCGTTACGGAAATAACCAATAACCGCAGCCAGCGTACCAATGTGAACAGCCACATCAAAGGCTAACCCCTGATCGCTCCAGCCCAATAGCTGCGCCGGAAGAATCAGATGCCCCGAGCTGGAAACCGGCAGAAACTCGGTGATGCCCTGTATCAGGGCAAGAACAA
Above is a window of Endozoicomonas montiporae CL-33 DNA encoding:
- a CDS encoding undecaprenyl-diphosphate phosphatase, coding for MDFLQMFVLALIQGITEFLPVSSSGHLILPAQLLGWSDQGLAFDVAVHIGTLAAVIGYFRNDIFRIAIDWLGSLVGKGSTFNSRLGWYLIFATIPAVAFGFALKAIGLDEVMRTIGVIAGTTLIFGALLGWADLKGRRIQPLEKLTFRQAMIIGFAQAIALIPGTSRSGITMTAGLMLGLTREAAARFSFLLSIPVILGAGSLLTLDLIKDTAPVDWSVLVGGALVAAVSAWICIHYFLAFINRIGLMPFVIYRFCLGAVLLWVMLG
- a CDS encoding class I SAM-dependent methyltransferase produces the protein MSFSLYIDYSGLVEGLEKHVCLTDLHEKIPGSERVFDTRTLEKGSLILGFMDDTLCLRRAGDKEKPVFVDFVGGKAGHRRKFGGGKGQDIAKAVGLNKGVTPHVLDGTGGLGRDAFVLASLGCTVTLIERSPVIAALLQDGINRAKQNPEVADIASRMTLINDDSRQAMQDLATDGRQFDVVYLDPMFPHREKSALVKKEMRIFQDLLSGDPDADELLAPAESLAEFRVVVKRPRLAPDLAGKEPTYRLEGKACRYDIHAYKAFGSEK